The Obesumbacterium proteus DNA window CGAAAAGCATAATTTTTATATCTGGCGGGACGGCGAAGCGCAGGCATTGCCGAATAACTGGCGCTCGAAGTTTGGTGGCAACGCGTGGCAATGGTCTGAAAGCGCAGAGAAATATTATCTGCATTTGTTTGCACCGCAGCAGGCGGATCTCAACTGGGAGCATCCAGCGGTGCGTGAAGCACTGAAAGCCGTGTGTCATTTCTGGGCGGACAAAAGCGTTGATGGTTTGCGTTTAGACGTGATCAATCTGGTGTCTAAGCAGCAGGATTTTCCAGACGATCTACAGGGTGACGGGCGTCGTTTTTATACAGATGGCCCACGCATTCATGAGTTTCTCGGTGAGTTTGGCCGTGATGTGTTTAAGCCTCGGGGCTTAATGACGGTTGGCGAAATGTCGTCAACGCAGCTTGAACATTGTCAGCGCTATGCGGCGCTAAACGGCAGCGAGCTTTCGATGACGTTTAATTTTCATCATTTGAAGGTGGATTATCCCGGTGGTGAAAAATGGACGCTGGCGAAGCCGGACTACGTTGAGTTGAAGAAGATTTTTGCCTATTGGCAGCAGGGAATGCATAACCGAGCGTGGAACGCGCTGTTTTGGTGTAACCACGATCAGCCGCGCATTGTGTCGCGTTTTGGTGACGAAGGTGAATGGCGGAGCCTGTCGGCAAAAATGCTGGCGATGGTGTTGCATGGCATGCAAGGCACGCCGTATATCTATCAGGGCGAAGAGCTGGGTATGACTAATCCGGGTTTTACCGATATCGAGCAGTATCGCGATGTTGAAAGCCTGAATATGTTCCGAGAGCTCAGCGAGCAGGGGCGAGACAGCGCAGAGCTGTTAGCGATTCTGGCGACTAAATCACGCGATAACAGCCGCACCCCAATGCAGTGGAATGCGAGTCCAAATGCGGGCTTTA harbors:
- the treC gene encoding alpha,alpha-phosphotrehalase, which codes for MSETVPWWQNGVIYQIYPKSFQDSTGSGTGDLNGIIQRLDYLQNLGVSALWLTPVYPSPQIDNGYDVADYCAINPDYGTMADFERLVDEAHQRGMRIVMDMVFNHTSTQHPWFVAAQDSSHEKHNFYIWRDGEAQALPNNWRSKFGGNAWQWSESAEKYYLHLFAPQQADLNWEHPAVREALKAVCHFWADKSVDGLRLDVINLVSKQQDFPDDLQGDGRRFYTDGPRIHEFLGEFGRDVFKPRGLMTVGEMSSTQLEHCQRYAALNGSELSMTFNFHHLKVDYPGGEKWTLAKPDYVELKKIFAYWQQGMHNRAWNALFWCNHDQPRIVSRFGDEGEWRSLSAKMLAMVLHGMQGTPYIYQGEELGMTNPGFTDIEQYRDVESLNMFRELSEQGRDSAELLAILATKSRDNSRTPMQWNASPNAGFTQGTPWIEPAGNYTEINAQAAVADETSVYYCYQALIKLRKQLPLLTHGDYEDLLPNHPAQWCYCRSYQGKSLYVLANLSAQTQTLEINRELPKQGHVLMSNYPQQGEIPQSLRPYESIYWLVDA